In one Poecilia reticulata strain Guanapo linkage group LG8, Guppy_female_1.0+MT, whole genome shotgun sequence genomic region, the following are encoded:
- the mgrn1b gene encoding E3 ubiquitin-protein ligase MGRN1b isoform X2, translating to MGSILSRRMAGVEDIDIQANSAYRFPPKSGNYFASHFFMGGEKFDTPHPEGYLFGENMDLNFLGNRPVQFPYVTPAPHEPVKTLRSLVNIRKDSLRLVRYKDDSDTLVEDGGKPKVQYXVEFTFDADARVAITLYCQAFEEFSNGMAMYSPKDPTLVSETVHYKRGVSQQFSMPSFKIDFSEWKEEDLNFDLDRGVFPMVIQAVVDEGDDCLGHAHVLLAAFERHVDGSFSVKPLKQKQIVDRVSYLLQEIYGIENKNNQETKPSDDENSDNSNECVVCLSDLRDTLILPCRHLCLCNSCADTLRYQANNCPICRLPFRALLQIRAVRKKPGALSPVSFSPVLAQTMDHDEHSSSDSVPPGFEPISLLEALNGLRSVSPPIPSAPLYDEINFSGSPGGDSRQLSSPEHLSDGSLQKGKVSKSPDSTLRSPSSPIQEEDEEKLSEMSDAQPHTLLSSSPAPTDATATEDVAESLSPDDDDRMPPGGDILQDCSSEHCSLTKAESDPAGDLSLPALGPDSCSIGMEE from the exons ATGGGGTCCATCCTGAGTCGTAGGATGGCTGGTGTTGAAGACATCGATATCCAGGCAAATTCGGCCTATCGATTTCCCCCGAAATCTG GGAATTACTTCGCCAGCCATTTCTTCATGGGAGGAGAGAAATTTGATACTCCACATCCAGAGGGATACCTCTTTGGGGAAAACATGGACCTGAATTTTCTTGGAAATAGGCCAGTGCAG TTTCCATATGTGACACCTGCACCCCATGAACCAGTGAAAACCTTGAGGAGTCTGGTTAACATACGGAAGGACTCTCTCCGTTTAGTGAG GTACAAAGACGACTCGGACACTTTGGTGGAGGATGGCGGGAAACCCAAGGTCCAGTACKGCGTGGAGTTTACCTTTGATGCTGACGCCAGGGTCGCCATAACGCTCTACTGCCAGGCGTTTGAGGAGTTCTCCAATGGGATGGCGAT GTACAGCCCAAAGGATCCAACCTTGGTCTCAGAGACGGTGCACTACAAGCGTGGGGTGAGCCAGCAGTTCTCCATGCCGTCCTTCAAAATCGATTTCAGCGAGTGGAAAGAGGAAGAC CTGAACTTTGATTTGGACCGAGGAGTGTTTCCCATGGTAATCCAAGCAGTGGTCGATGAAGGAGACG ATTGTCTTGGACACGCTCATGTTCTTTTGGCAGCATTCGAAAGA caCGTTGACGGCAGTTTCTCCGTCAAGCCTCTGAAGCAGAAGCAAATC GTGGACCGTGTCAGCTACCTCCTCCAGGAAATCTACGGGATcgagaacaaaaacaaccaagagACCAAG CCGTCTGACGATGAGAACAGCGACAACAGCAACGAGTGCGTCGTCTGTCTGTCCGACCTGAGAGACACGCTCATCCTGCCCTGCAGACACCTGTGTCTCTGCAACTCCTGCGCAGACACCCTGCGCTATCAGGCCAACAACTGTCCCATCTGCAGGCTGC cCTTCAGAGCCTTGCTGCAGATAAGAGCTGTGAGRAAGAAACCTGGAGCTCTCTCTCCTGTGTCCTTCAGTCCTGTTCTGGCTCAAACTATGGACCATGATGAGCACTCR AGCTCCGACTCGGTCCCGCCTGGTTTTGAACCCATCTCCCTGCTGGAGGCGCTGAACGGCCTGCGGTCGGTGTCTCCCCCCATTCCCTCTGCGCCGCTGTATGACGAAATCAACTTCTCCGGGAGTCCGGGAGGAGACAGCCGGCAGCTGAGCTCTCCGGAGCATTTAAGCGACGGAAGTCTTCAGAAAGGAAAAGTCAGCAAGTCACCTGACAG CACCCTGAGATCGCCATCCTCTCCCATccaggaggaggatgaagagaaGCTGTCTGAGATGTCTGACGCGCAGCCACACACACTTCTCTCCAGCAGCCCCGCTCCCACAGAT GCTACTGCCACCGAAGATGTGGCAGAATCCCTTTCTCCAGACGAcg ATGACAGAATGCCGCCTGGAGGAGACATCCTGCAGGACTGCAGCAGTGAGCACTGCAGCTTGACCAAAGCAGAAAGCGACCCAGCGGGGGATCTGTCTTTGCCTG CTCTAGGTCCTGATTCCTGCTCCATTGGTATGGAGGAATAA
- the mgrn1b gene encoding E3 ubiquitin-protein ligase MGRN1b isoform X1, giving the protein MGSILSRRMAGVEDIDIQANSAYRFPPKSGNYFASHFFMGGEKFDTPHPEGYLFGENMDLNFLGNRPVQFPYVTPAPHEPVKTLRSLVNIRKDSLRLVRYKDDSDTLVEDGGKPKVQYXVEFTFDADARVAITLYCQAFEEFSNGMAMYSPKDPTLVSETVHYKRGVSQQFSMPSFKIDFSEWKEEDLNFDLDRGVFPMVIQAVVDEGDDCLGHAHVLLAAFERHVDGSFSVKPLKQKQIVDRVSYLLQEIYGIENKNNQETKPSDDENSDNSNECVVCLSDLRDTLILPCRHLCLCNSCADTLRYQANNCPICRLPFRALLQIRAVRKKPGALSPVSFSPVLAQTMDHDEHSSSDSVPPGFEPISLLEALNGLRSVSPPIPSAPLYDEINFSGSPGGDSRQLSSPEHLSDGSLQKGKVSKSPDSTLRSPSSPIQEEDEEKLSEMSDAQPHTLLSSSPAPTDATATEDVAESLSPDDDDRMPPGGDILQDCSSEHCSLTKAESDPAGDLSLPGSSDSTESLKSQSTNCSSQPLLCPTSSLHMEDEHFN; this is encoded by the exons ATGGGGTCCATCCTGAGTCGTAGGATGGCTGGTGTTGAAGACATCGATATCCAGGCAAATTCGGCCTATCGATTTCCCCCGAAATCTG GGAATTACTTCGCCAGCCATTTCTTCATGGGAGGAGAGAAATTTGATACTCCACATCCAGAGGGATACCTCTTTGGGGAAAACATGGACCTGAATTTTCTTGGAAATAGGCCAGTGCAG TTTCCATATGTGACACCTGCACCCCATGAACCAGTGAAAACCTTGAGGAGTCTGGTTAACATACGGAAGGACTCTCTCCGTTTAGTGAG GTACAAAGACGACTCGGACACTTTGGTGGAGGATGGCGGGAAACCCAAGGTCCAGTACKGCGTGGAGTTTACCTTTGATGCTGACGCCAGGGTCGCCATAACGCTCTACTGCCAGGCGTTTGAGGAGTTCTCCAATGGGATGGCGAT GTACAGCCCAAAGGATCCAACCTTGGTCTCAGAGACGGTGCACTACAAGCGTGGGGTGAGCCAGCAGTTCTCCATGCCGTCCTTCAAAATCGATTTCAGCGAGTGGAAAGAGGAAGAC CTGAACTTTGATTTGGACCGAGGAGTGTTTCCCATGGTAATCCAAGCAGTGGTCGATGAAGGAGACG ATTGTCTTGGACACGCTCATGTTCTTTTGGCAGCATTCGAAAGA caCGTTGACGGCAGTTTCTCCGTCAAGCCTCTGAAGCAGAAGCAAATC GTGGACCGTGTCAGCTACCTCCTCCAGGAAATCTACGGGATcgagaacaaaaacaaccaagagACCAAG CCGTCTGACGATGAGAACAGCGACAACAGCAACGAGTGCGTCGTCTGTCTGTCCGACCTGAGAGACACGCTCATCCTGCCCTGCAGACACCTGTGTCTCTGCAACTCCTGCGCAGACACCCTGCGCTATCAGGCCAACAACTGTCCCATCTGCAGGCTGC cCTTCAGAGCCTTGCTGCAGATAAGAGCTGTGAGRAAGAAACCTGGAGCTCTCTCTCCTGTGTCCTTCAGTCCTGTTCTGGCTCAAACTATGGACCATGATGAGCACTCR AGCTCCGACTCGGTCCCGCCTGGTTTTGAACCCATCTCCCTGCTGGAGGCGCTGAACGGCCTGCGGTCGGTGTCTCCCCCCATTCCCTCTGCGCCGCTGTATGACGAAATCAACTTCTCCGGGAGTCCGGGAGGAGACAGCCGGCAGCTGAGCTCTCCGGAGCATTTAAGCGACGGAAGTCTTCAGAAAGGAAAAGTCAGCAAGTCACCTGACAG CACCCTGAGATCGCCATCCTCTCCCATccaggaggaggatgaagagaaGCTGTCTGAGATGTCTGACGCGCAGCCACACACACTTCTCTCCAGCAGCCCCGCTCCCACAGAT GCTACTGCCACCGAAGATGTGGCAGAATCCCTTTCTCCAGACGAcg ATGACAGAATGCCGCCTGGAGGAGACATCCTGCAGGACTGCAGCAGTGAGCACTGCAGCTTGACCAAAGCAGAAAGCGACCCAGCGGGGGATCTGTCTTTGCCTG GTTCGTCGGACTCRACGGAAAGCCTAAAAAGTCAGAGCACAAACTGCTCCAGCCAGCCTCTCCTGTGTCCCACAAGCAGCCTTCATATGGAAGACGAACATTTCAACTGA